One Bradyrhizobium zhanjiangense DNA segment encodes these proteins:
- a CDS encoding TerC family protein — translation MTELITTEALAALLQVVLIDLVLAGDNAVVIGLAAAGLPAEQRRRAIVVGIVAATALRIVFAGVATQLLQVIGLLLAGGVLLLWVCWKMWRELRERAAHSRQLAFSHGGGASDAPVPHKTFGQAALQIVAADVSMSLDNVLAVAGAAREHPYILAFGLLLSVAMMGVAADLLGRVLQKQRWIAYVGLAIIVYVAFEMIYRGSLELAPVIASL, via the coding sequence ATGACTGAACTCATCACCACAGAGGCGCTGGCCGCGCTGCTTCAGGTCGTCCTGATCGACCTTGTGCTGGCCGGCGACAACGCCGTCGTCATCGGCCTTGCCGCGGCCGGGCTGCCGGCCGAGCAGCGCCGGCGCGCCATCGTGGTCGGCATCGTCGCCGCTACTGCGCTCCGCATCGTCTTCGCCGGCGTTGCGACCCAGCTCCTGCAAGTGATCGGCCTCCTGCTCGCCGGCGGCGTGCTGTTGCTCTGGGTCTGCTGGAAGATGTGGCGCGAGCTGCGCGAGCGGGCCGCGCATTCGCGTCAGCTTGCATTCAGCCATGGCGGCGGCGCGAGCGACGCACCTGTGCCGCATAAGACTTTCGGGCAGGCGGCCTTGCAAATCGTCGCCGCCGACGTCTCGATGTCGCTCGACAACGTGCTCGCGGTCGCGGGCGCCGCGCGCGAGCATCCCTACATCCTTGCGTTCGGCCTGCTATTGTCGGTGGCGATGATGGGCGTTGCCGCAGACCTGCTCGGCCGCGTGCTGCAGAAGCAGCGCTGGATCGCCTATGTCGGTCTCGCCATCATCGTTTACGTCGCCTTCGAGATGATCTATCGCGGCTCGCTCGAGCTCGCGCCTGTCATCGCGAGTCTCTAA
- a CDS encoding TerB family tellurite resistance protein, whose translation MSDAKHSNPNEIEIADPSSLNEQAAAALVIAGALVAVADRRVSPVERDEVIRFIRDRGLAPHIDDDRLLAMFDALAERLEEPDFANVVIETLRPVSDMPLSSHLMELSERVAAADEDVHPHEVQAIKLLRLLTLALPRAKRVVPAAHRAAAEE comes from the coding sequence ATGTCTGACGCCAAGCATTCAAATCCGAACGAGATCGAGATCGCGGATCCGTCCAGCCTGAACGAGCAGGCTGCGGCGGCGCTGGTCATTGCCGGCGCACTGGTCGCCGTGGCCGACCGGCGCGTTTCGCCGGTCGAGCGCGACGAAGTGATCCGCTTCATCCGGGATCGCGGATTGGCACCTCATATCGACGACGATAGGCTGCTTGCGATGTTCGACGCGCTCGCCGAACGACTCGAGGAGCCGGATTTTGCCAACGTCGTGATCGAGACGCTGCGGCCGGTCTCGGACATGCCGCTGTCGTCTCATCTGATGGAGTTGTCGGAGCGTGTCGCGGCCGCTGACGAAGACGTCCATCCCCATGAGGTGCAAGCAATCAAGCTGTTGCGCCTGCTGACGCTGGCGCTGCCGCGTGCAAAGCGGGTCGTACCGGCCGCGCACCGCGCCGCCGCCGAGGAATGA
- the gor gene encoding glutathione-disulfide reductase, giving the protein MAEFDVDLFVIGGGSGGVRAARIAAGHGARVTIAEEYRMGGTCVIRGCVPKKLFVIGSHVRHELEDAAGFGWTIPPASFDWPTLIANKDKEIARLEAAYTANVERSGAQIVKSRAAIEDAHTIRLLENDRKITAKYILIATGGAPNHGAAIPGIEHVISSNEAFHLARLPKRIVIQGGGYIALEFAGIFAGFGSDVTVIYRGDNILRGFDEDVRTHVRAEMEKQGITILTGCTVTKVDRHGEEFTTHLSNGSSLASEQVMFAIGRHPNVANLGLENAGVVINPRNGGIAVDHFSKSSVDSIYAIGDVTHRFNLTPVAIREGHAFADTVFGKREVRVDHANIPTAVFSQPEVGTVGLTETEARAQYSHVDIYKTTFRPIKATMSGRDTRVLMKLVVDGASDRVLGCHIVGDAAAEITQAVAIAVKMKATKADFDATIALHPTAAEELVTMRTPTARYVRQAAE; this is encoded by the coding sequence ATGGCTGAATTCGACGTCGACCTCTTCGTCATCGGTGGCGGCTCGGGCGGCGTGCGTGCCGCCCGCATCGCGGCCGGTCACGGCGCCCGCGTGACGATCGCGGAAGAGTACCGCATGGGCGGCACCTGCGTGATCCGCGGCTGCGTGCCGAAGAAGCTGTTCGTGATCGGCTCGCATGTCCGCCACGAGCTCGAGGACGCCGCCGGCTTCGGCTGGACCATTCCGCCCGCCAGCTTCGACTGGCCGACCCTGATCGCCAACAAGGACAAGGAGATCGCGCGGCTGGAGGCGGCCTACACCGCAAACGTCGAGAGGTCGGGCGCGCAGATCGTCAAAAGCCGCGCGGCGATCGAGGACGCGCACACCATCCGCCTGCTCGAGAACGACAGGAAGATCACGGCGAAATACATCCTGATCGCCACCGGCGGCGCGCCGAACCACGGCGCAGCAATTCCCGGCATCGAGCACGTGATCTCCTCCAACGAGGCATTCCACCTTGCGAGGCTGCCGAAGCGGATCGTGATCCAGGGCGGCGGCTACATCGCGCTCGAATTCGCCGGCATCTTCGCCGGCTTCGGCTCCGACGTCACCGTGATCTATCGCGGCGACAACATCCTTCGCGGTTTTGACGAGGATGTTCGGACCCATGTTCGTGCCGAGATGGAGAAGCAGGGCATCACCATCCTCACCGGCTGCACCGTGACCAAGGTCGACCGCCACGGCGAGGAATTCACCACCCATCTGTCGAACGGATCGAGCCTCGCCTCCGAGCAGGTGATGTTCGCGATCGGCCGCCATCCCAACGTCGCCAATCTCGGGCTGGAGAATGCCGGCGTCGTCATCAATCCGAGGAATGGCGGCATCGCGGTCGATCATTTCTCGAAGAGCTCGGTCGACAGCATCTATGCGATCGGCGACGTCACCCACCGCTTCAACCTGACGCCGGTCGCGATCCGCGAGGGCCATGCCTTCGCCGACACCGTGTTCGGCAAGCGCGAGGTCAGGGTCGATCACGCCAACATTCCGACCGCCGTGTTCTCGCAGCCGGAGGTCGGCACCGTCGGCCTCACCGAGACCGAGGCGCGGGCGCAGTACAGCCATGTCGACATCTATAAGACGACGTTCCGCCCCATCAAGGCGACGATGTCGGGCCGCGACACGCGTGTGCTGATGAAGCTCGTCGTCGACGGGGCCTCCGACCGCGTGCTGGGCTGCCACATCGTCGGCGATGCCGCCGCCGAGATCACCCAGGCGGTCGCGATCGCCGTGAAGATGAAGGCGACCAAGGCCGATTTCGACGCCACGATCGCGCTGCATCCGACCGCGGCCGAAGAGCTCGTCACCATGCGCACGCCGACCGCACGCTACGTGCGTCAGGCGGCGGAGTAG
- a CDS encoding DUF2059 domain-containing protein, producing MKSVLKLLPAATLAVGLALSVAPAVAQQGAPKAAAPAQPKASPAAIAAAREILQIKNATAMYQGAVPGLVEKTKIALTQQNLNYQKDLNEVAPIVAQQLAGRQNEIGEGMAQIYASEFTEQELKDLVTFYKSPLGKKLIEAEPRAIGLSMAFMNSWAQNFSETVMGAFRAEMRKRGKEI from the coding sequence ATGAAGAGCGTTTTGAAATTGTTGCCGGCCGCGACCCTTGCTGTGGGACTGGCCCTCTCGGTCGCCCCGGCTGTGGCCCAGCAGGGCGCGCCCAAGGCTGCGGCGCCGGCCCAGCCGAAGGCCTCGCCGGCGGCGATTGCTGCGGCCAGGGAGATCCTGCAGATCAAGAACGCCACCGCGATGTATCAAGGCGCCGTGCCCGGCCTCGTCGAGAAGACCAAGATCGCGCTGACGCAGCAGAACCTCAACTACCAGAAGGACCTCAACGAGGTCGCGCCGATCGTGGCCCAGCAGCTCGCCGGCCGCCAGAACGAGATCGGCGAAGGCATGGCGCAGATCTATGCCAGCGAGTTCACCGAGCAGGAGCTGAAGGACCTCGTCACCTTCTACAAGTCGCCGCTGGGTAAGAAGCTGATCGAGGCCGAGCCGCGCGCCATCGGCCTCAGCATGGCCTTCATGAACTCCTGGGCCCAGAACTTCTCCGAAACCGTGATGGGAGCCTTCCGCGCCGAGATGCGCAAGCGTGGCAAGGAGATCTGA
- the rpiA gene encoding ribose-5-phosphate isomerase RpiA: MNMDQLKRQAAARALEEVRDGMQLGLGTGSTAKHFVELLGERVAAGLKVIGVPTSEATRADAMRCGVPLTTLDEIDHLDITVDGADEIDPELNLIKGGGGALLREKIVAAASDRMIVIADDSKWVPALGKFPLPVEVIPFGLGATRRAIEKAFAECGVSGQMAVRKAKDGHVFVTDGGHWIVDAQLGRIVDPPSLAKALSAIPGVVEHGLFIGLASSAVLAGGEGIRVIERRKP; the protein is encoded by the coding sequence GTGAACATGGACCAGTTGAAGCGGCAGGCTGCAGCGCGCGCCCTCGAGGAAGTGCGCGACGGCATGCAGCTCGGGCTCGGCACCGGCTCGACTGCAAAACATTTCGTCGAGCTGCTCGGCGAGCGCGTTGCCGCCGGGCTCAAGGTGATCGGCGTGCCGACCTCGGAGGCCACGCGCGCGGACGCAATGCGTTGCGGCGTGCCGCTGACCACGCTGGATGAGATCGACCATCTCGACATCACCGTCGACGGCGCCGACGAGATCGATCCCGAGCTCAACCTCATCAAAGGCGGTGGCGGCGCGCTGCTACGCGAGAAGATCGTGGCGGCCGCCTCGGATCGCATGATCGTGATTGCCGACGACAGCAAATGGGTGCCGGCACTCGGCAAGTTTCCGCTGCCGGTCGAGGTCATCCCGTTCGGGCTTGGCGCGACGCGCCGCGCGATCGAAAAGGCATTTGCCGAATGCGGCGTTTCCGGGCAAATGGCGGTCCGCAAGGCCAAGGACGGCCACGTTTTCGTCACCGACGGCGGCCACTGGATCGTCGATGCCCAGCTCGGACGTATTGTGGATCCACCCAGTCTCGCCAAGGCGTTGAGCGCTATCCCCGGTGTGGTCGAGCATGGCCTGTTCATCGGCCTGGCCAGCTCGGCCGTTCTGGCGGGCGGCGAGGGAATCCGCGTGATTGAACGGCGAAAGCCCTAA
- a CDS encoding HAD family hydrolase, protein MTSPHTIVFDLDGTLVDTAPDLITALNHVLDRAGLPPVPMASARNMIGAGARKLIERGLEAEGRTVTPADMNRMTADFIAYYADHIAVESRPFEGLEAALDQFAAQGHRLAVCTNKLEWLSKRLLDQLDLSRRFAAICGADTFGVQKPDPTIFRETVARAGGEVKASIMVGDAGTDVGVARRAGVPVIGVSFGYTDVPIAELKPDRLIHHMRDLPAAAHSLMNTRTPASH, encoded by the coding sequence ATGACCTCCCCTCACACCATCGTCTTCGATCTCGACGGCACGCTTGTGGATACGGCGCCCGACCTGATCACCGCGCTGAATCACGTGCTCGACCGCGCAGGGCTGCCGCCCGTGCCGATGGCCTCGGCTCGCAACATGATCGGCGCCGGCGCCCGCAAGCTGATCGAACGGGGCCTGGAGGCCGAGGGTCGCACCGTCACCCCCGCAGACATGAACCGGATGACGGCCGATTTCATCGCCTATTATGCCGACCATATCGCGGTCGAATCCCGCCCCTTCGAGGGACTCGAAGCCGCGCTCGACCAGTTTGCCGCCCAGGGCCATCGCCTCGCGGTCTGCACCAACAAGCTGGAATGGCTGTCGAAGCGGCTTTTGGACCAGCTCGACCTCAGTCGCCGCTTTGCGGCGATCTGCGGCGCCGACACGTTCGGTGTCCAGAAGCCCGATCCGACCATTTTCCGCGAGACCGTGGCCCGCGCCGGCGGAGAGGTCAAAGCCAGTATCATGGTCGGTGACGCCGGAACCGACGTTGGCGTCGCCCGGCGGGCCGGCGTGCCCGTCATTGGGGTCAGCTTCGGCTATACGGACGTGCCGATCGCCGAGCTGAAGCCGGACCGGCTGATCCATCACATGCGCGACCTGCCCGCCGCAGCGCACAGCTTGATGAATACCCGGACTCCCGCAAGCCACTGA
- the moaA gene encoding GTP 3',8-cyclase MoaA: MNGSSASPLATASPLAALSSPMTDPFGRTISYLRVSVTDRCDLRCFYCMSEDMTFLPKADLLTLEELDRLCSAFIAKGVKKLRLTGGEPLVRRNVMTLVRSLSRHLSSGALNELTLTTNGTQLAKHASELADCGVRRINVSLDTLDSRKFREITRWGEIDKVLEGIEAARAAGLSVKINAVALKNLNEDELPELMRWAHGMGMGLTLIEVMPMGEIGSGRIDQYLPLSLVRARLAQQFTLTDLAETTGGPARYVSVAETGGKLGFITPMTHNFCESCNRVRITCTGTLHTCLGHEDASDLRKPLRASNEDVLLADAIDRAIGLKPKGHDFIIDRRHNRPSVSRHMSVTGG; encoded by the coding sequence ATGAACGGATCTTCCGCGAGTCCCCTCGCCACAGCGAGTCCCCTCGCCGCGCTGTCGAGCCCCATGACCGATCCGTTCGGGCGGACCATCAGCTATTTGCGCGTCTCCGTCACCGACCGCTGCGACTTGCGCTGCTTCTATTGCATGTCGGAGGACATGACGTTCCTGCCCAAGGCGGACCTGCTGACACTTGAGGAACTCGACCGGCTCTGCTCGGCCTTCATCGCCAAAGGCGTGAAGAAGCTGCGGCTCACCGGCGGCGAGCCCTTGGTCCGCCGCAACGTGATGACGTTGGTGCGCTCGCTGTCGCGGCATCTTTCCAGCGGCGCCCTGAACGAGCTGACGCTGACCACCAACGGCACCCAGCTTGCGAAACATGCGAGCGAGCTTGCCGATTGCGGCGTCCGCCGCATCAACGTCTCGCTCGACACGCTCGATTCGCGGAAGTTTCGCGAGATCACCCGCTGGGGCGAGATCGACAAGGTCCTGGAAGGCATCGAAGCCGCACGAGCCGCAGGGCTCAGCGTGAAGATCAACGCGGTGGCGCTGAAGAACCTCAACGAGGACGAACTGCCCGAGCTGATGCGCTGGGCCCACGGCATGGGCATGGGCCTGACGTTGATCGAGGTGATGCCGATGGGCGAGATCGGATCGGGACGGATCGACCAATATCTGCCGCTGTCCCTGGTGCGCGCCCGCCTCGCCCAGCAATTCACGCTGACGGATCTGGCCGAGACCACGGGCGGACCGGCGCGCTATGTCAGCGTCGCCGAGACCGGCGGCAAGCTCGGCTTCATCACGCCGATGACCCATAATTTCTGCGAGTCCTGCAACCGGGTGCGCATCACCTGCACGGGAACGCTGCACACCTGCCTCGGCCACGAGGATGCCTCGGATTTACGCAAACCTCTGCGTGCATCGAATGAGGACGTGCTGCTTGCGGATGCGATCGACCGCGCCATCGGGCTGAAGCCCAAGGGCCACGATTTCATCATCGACCGCCGCCACAACCGTCCCAGCGTCTCCAGGCACATGAGCGTCACCGGCGGCTGA